A DNA window from Lachancea thermotolerans CBS 6340 chromosome G complete sequence contains the following coding sequences:
- the ENB1 gene encoding Enb1p (similar to uniprot|P38731 Saccharomyces cerevisiae YHL040C ARN1 Transporter member of the ARN family of transporters that specifically recognize siderophore-iron chelates responsible for uptake of iron bound to ferrirubin ferrirhodin and related siderophores) — protein MQLILARLSDYFGRLEIFLTSTVLYIARSIVESPAYNISAYGAGAVLYNVGFCCVNIVLLVVMSDFSSLKWRVLYQFAPTWGCVVIPWISGDVVNSIGPIKHWSWGIGFWAFSFPLASLPFICCMVYMIYTTRKSDQWKLFNQEKPLNEAKLLTRVMRIFHQVDFIGTLIFSVALGCVLVPLTLAGGYSSKWSHSDSIVPLVVGSVLFVFYIVWESFMASYPALPFKLLKDRGIWIPILAGFLMDLVYYFSCDYMYPVLMVAINESTKSATNIASLPLFVTTVASPFFAVLLRWTGRLKWYAIGGFAIWMVSLGLFFRYRCGEGSHDGMVAAVVLLGLGRTFTQFPLLTTMQARAPHTKMATVTGLFHVWGSVGSVVGASISGAVWTQKMPKKLLKMLGSNGLATAAYASPYTFIISYPWGTSERLAVVLAYKNVQKDTPLKSKIDNDAEIEMTTSEV, from the coding sequence ATGCAGTTGATTTTGGCTCGTTTATCTGACTATTTTGGAAGATTAGAGATATTTTTGACTTCTACCGTTCTCTATATTGCACGTTCAATAGTAGAGTCGCCGGCTTACAACATAAGTGCTTATGGCGCAGGTGCCGTTCTCTATAACGTTGGGTTCTGTTGTGTTAATATTGTCCTGCTTGTTGTTATGTCTGACTTCTCATCTCTTAAGTGGAGAGTGCTCTACCAGTTCGCACCAACATGGGGTTGTGTAGTGATTCCATGGATATCTGGTGATGTTGTAAATTCCATAGGCCCTATCAAACATTGGTCTTGGGGAATAGggttttgggctttttcttttcctttAGCGTCTCTGCCCTTCATTTGCTGCATGGTATACATGATATACACAACTAGAAAGTCAGACCAgtggaagttgttcaatcaagaaaaaccaCTGAATGAGGCAAAACTACTCACTCGAGTGATGAGGATATTTCACCAAGTTGATTTCATAGGAACATTAATCTTTAGCGTCGCCTTAGGCTGCGTTTTGGTACCATTAACTTTGGCTGGGGGTTATTCAAGTAAGTGGTCACACAGCGATTCCATTGTTCCCCTGGTAGTGGGTAGCGTTCTGTTCGTTTTTTACATTGTTTGGGAAAGTTTTATGGCTTCCTACCCAGCTTTGCCTTTCAAGTTGTTAAAAGACCGTGGAATTTGGATCCCAATTCTAGCAGGCTTTCTGATGGACTTGGTATATTATTTTTCATGTGACTACATGTACCCTGTGCTTATGGTGGCTATTAATGAGTCTACTAAGTCTGCCACCAATATTGCATCCCTTCCTCTTTTTGTCACCACAGTGGCCTCGCCATTCTTTGCCGTGCTATTGAGATGGACTGGAAGATTAAAATGGTATGCTATTGGGGGATTTGCAATTTGGATGGTTTCGCTTGGTCTTTTTTTCAGATACAGATGTGGAGAAGGCTCACACGACGGCATGGTCGCAGCTGTTGTATTGCTGGGGCTAGGACGAACATTTACTCAGTTCCCGCTGCTTACGACTATGCAAGCGAGAGCACCGCACACAAAAATGGCCACAGTTACTGGTTTGTTCCATGTTTGGGGATCTGTAGGAAGTGTCGTAGGCGCTTCTATCTCAGGGGCTGTTTGGACGCAGAAAATGCCTAAgaaacttctcaaaatgtTGGGCAGCAATGGACTAGCCACTGCAGCATATGCTTCACCGTACACATTTATAATCTCGTACCCATGGGGAACTTCCGAAAGATTAGCGGTTGTTTTGGCTTACAAAAATGTTCAGAAAGATACCCCATTAAAATCCAAAATTGATAACGATGCTGAAATAGAAATGACTACAAGCGAGGTATGA